From the Cohaesibacter sp. ES.047 genome, one window contains:
- a CDS encoding DUF935 domain-containing protein, protein MSRKSRRNRARRRAVQQVAQQTSQQATQAKLPKQGGQLIATAQNDITVPFYSDILVPQDTTIKEKGPHKGLKLYDEVMKDGRAKATLSKRYSKITRREWMVEAASEDTKDIEARDGMEEILNALPFDAICKELSKAILKGFAISEIVWGRNVDGHVVPERIKTHDPSRFVFDKDWNPRLLVPENSIDGIKLPVRKFIVHRFDAEGNNPYGMGLGSVLFWHVLFKREGVSFWMKFLDKFAAPIPFGKYAVGTPKKEQDQLLNSLMAMVQQGALVAPIGTEVSFLEAARSGNASYEEWCRFWDEQTSEVVLGSTLSTSLKGQGSRAASQTHAEETDSIIDDDCDQLSDTLNPTLIKWISEQNWPDANPPTVWRPRPRNESEEEDQKAKRATRQQSEIRSLDAARKQGFEPKDVQDWLSSVFDVEMVPVELTTPQPAEPEDNATFADDDSPIAHLIDQLEELAGPQQQAWLDHIQERLSKVSSFSEASQALLELSGELEIDPMGRVMGNAIALSEITGRSDVFDETGIYPSGARGSKKKTKI, encoded by the coding sequence ATGAGCCGCAAATCCCGCCGAAACCGTGCTCGCCGCCGTGCCGTCCAGCAAGTGGCGCAACAGACTTCACAACAGGCCACACAGGCAAAGTTGCCCAAACAGGGTGGCCAGCTGATCGCCACGGCGCAGAATGACATCACCGTCCCCTTTTATTCGGACATCCTTGTGCCGCAGGATACGACCATCAAGGAAAAGGGGCCACACAAGGGCCTCAAGCTCTATGACGAGGTCATGAAGGATGGTCGGGCCAAGGCCACACTTAGTAAGCGCTACAGCAAGATCACCCGGCGCGAATGGATGGTGGAGGCGGCAAGCGAGGATACAAAGGATATCGAGGCCAGGGACGGCATGGAGGAGATCCTCAATGCCCTGCCGTTTGACGCCATTTGCAAGGAACTCTCCAAAGCCATTCTTAAGGGCTTTGCCATCTCGGAAATCGTCTGGGGCCGCAATGTGGACGGGCATGTGGTGCCGGAGAGGATCAAGACCCACGACCCAAGCCGCTTTGTCTTTGACAAGGACTGGAACCCGCGTCTTCTGGTGCCAGAGAATTCCATCGACGGGATCAAGCTGCCCGTTCGCAAGTTCATTGTCCATCGGTTCGATGCCGAAGGAAACAATCCTTACGGCATGGGGCTCGGCTCCGTCCTTTTCTGGCATGTGCTGTTCAAGCGCGAGGGCGTTTCCTTCTGGATGAAGTTCCTCGACAAGTTTGCCGCTCCCATTCCGTTCGGCAAATATGCGGTCGGCACCCCCAAGAAAGAACAGGACCAGTTGCTCAACTCACTGATGGCGATGGTTCAGCAGGGCGCGCTTGTTGCCCCCATTGGCACAGAGGTCAGCTTTCTGGAAGCAGCCCGCTCAGGCAATGCCTCCTATGAGGAATGGTGCCGGTTCTGGGATGAGCAGACCTCCGAGGTGGTTCTGGGCAGCACCCTGTCGACCAGCCTCAAGGGGCAAGGGTCTCGCGCTGCGTCTCAAACCCATGCAGAAGAAACCGACAGCATTATCGATGATGATTGCGACCAGCTTTCCGATACGCTCAACCCGACCCTCATCAAATGGATCTCAGAGCAGAACTGGCCCGATGCCAACCCGCCGACCGTGTGGCGTCCGCGCCCTCGCAACGAAAGTGAAGAGGAAGACCAGAAGGCAAAACGGGCCACTCGACAGCAGTCAGAAATCCGCTCTCTTGATGCTGCCCGCAAACAGGGCTTTGAACCCAAGGATGTCCAGGACTGGCTCTCCTCTGTCTTCGACGTTGAAATGGTGCCGGTCGAGCTGACCACACCTCAACCGGCAGAGCCAGAGGACAACGCGACATTTGCTGATGATGACAGCCCGATTGCTCATCTGATTGATCAGTTGGAAGAGCTGGCGGGACCGCAGCAACAAGCATGGCTCGATCATATCCAGGAACGCCTGTCGAAAGTGTCCAGCTTCTCGGAGGCCTCTCAGGCCTTGCTGGAGCTGTCTGGCGAACTGGAGATCGATCCAATGGGCCGGGTGATGGGCAACGCCATCGCCCTTTCTGAGATCACGGGCCGATCCGATGTCTTTGACGAGACGGGCATCTATCCTTCCGGGGCGCGTGGCTCAAAAAAAAAGACCAAAATCTAG